In one Sulfuricella sp. genomic region, the following are encoded:
- a CDS encoding endonuclease/exonuclease/phosphatase family protein, with product MMAPQEVPQGSEASAVNSLHIATYNIHKGFSQFNQRMVLHELRDRLRGMQPDVVFLQEVQGAHHLHAENHEDWPDESQYEFLADSIWHDFAYGKNAVYPEGHHGNAILSRFPIVRWENVDISAHRAEQRGLLHGEIQIPGWEHKLHCICVHLGLFARWRRKQLHLLRDHIERLVPPDEPLIIAGDFNDWRIEACRFMLREMHLKEAFEQVHGMPARSYPASLPVLRLDRIYVRGLKVKTAQVHFGRPWSRISDHAPLSATLTRA from the coding sequence ATGATGGCCCCACAAGAGGTGCCGCAAGGTAGTGAAGCAAGTGCTGTCAATTCATTGCACATTGCGACCTACAACATCCACAAAGGCTTTTCCCAGTTCAATCAGCGCATGGTGCTGCACGAGCTGCGCGATCGTCTGCGCGGCATGCAGCCGGATGTGGTTTTCCTGCAGGAAGTGCAGGGGGCGCATCACCTGCACGCGGAGAACCATGAGGACTGGCCGGATGAGTCGCAGTACGAATTTCTGGCCGATTCGATCTGGCACGATTTTGCCTACGGCAAGAACGCGGTCTATCCCGAGGGGCATCATGGCAACGCGATTCTCAGCCGCTTCCCCATCGTACGCTGGGAGAATGTCGACATCTCCGCCCACCGCGCCGAGCAGCGCGGACTACTGCATGGCGAAATCCAGATTCCCGGCTGGGAACACAAGCTGCATTGCATCTGCGTGCACCTCGGCCTGTTCGCGCGCTGGCGCAGGAAACAGCTGCATTTGCTGCGCGACCATATCGAGCGCCTGGTGCCGCCGGATGAGCCGCTCATCATCGCCGGGGATTTCAACGACTGGCGCATCGAGGCGTGCCGTTTCATGCTGCGCGAGATGCATCTGAAGGAAGCTTTCGAACAGGTGCATGGCATGCCCGCGCGCAGCTATCCCGCCTCCCTTCCGGTTCTGCGCCTGGACCGCATTTATGTGCGCGGTTTGAAAGTCAAAACGGCCCAGGTGCATTTTGGCCGTCCATGGTCGCGCATTTCTGACCACGCGCCCCTGTCGGCCACGCTCACTCGCGCATGA
- a CDS encoding type II toxin-antitoxin system VapC family toxin, with product MRVFFDTSAFVKRYVSETGTDAVLEWCDRATEIGLSGIALPEIISAFCRLHREDKITGTQYLQLKSLLLADIEDAAVCDLAPVVLGHAISALETSVLRGMDAIHIGSAVALKADVFISADTRQCEAATRAGLRVEAV from the coding sequence ATGCGCGTTTTTTTCGACACCTCTGCCTTCGTCAAGCGCTATGTCAGTGAAACAGGAACCGATGCCGTGCTTGAATGGTGCGACCGGGCAACAGAGATCGGCTTGTCCGGCATCGCTCTGCCCGAGATCATTTCGGCCTTTTGCCGGCTGCACCGTGAGGACAAAATCACCGGCACGCAATATCTGCAATTGAAGTCATTGCTGCTGGCTGACATCGAGGACGCTGCCGTTTGCGACCTGGCTCCGGTAGTGTTGGGCCATGCGATATCCGCTCTCGAAACCAGCGTGCTGCGCGGCATGGACGCCATACACATCGGCAGCGCCGTGGCCCTGAAAGCCGATGTTTTCATATCTGCAGATACGCGGCAATGCGAAGCTGCTACCCGCGCCGGGTTGCGGGTCGAGGCGGTATAG
- a CDS encoding type II toxin-antitoxin system prevent-host-death family antitoxin, with translation MKLATFTEVRNHAKQYFDIVASGESVRVLRNGKPIADIIPVVAELPSWKRRKAQPLVLDGVSISQMILEEREAGL, from the coding sequence ATGAAACTAGCGACATTCACCGAAGTACGCAACCACGCCAAGCAGTATTTCGACATTGTCGCATCGGGCGAATCCGTACGCGTGCTGCGCAACGGCAAACCCATCGCCGACATTATCCCGGTTGTTGCCGAACTGCCTTCCTGGAAACGTCGCAAGGCGCAACCCCTGGTGCTGGATGGCGTTTCCATCAGCCAAATGATCCTCGAAGAGCGCGAAGCTGGCTTGTGA
- a CDS encoding DUF938 domain-containing protein, with translation MKPYAESCEQNRDPILAVLREVFAERKNVLEIASGTGQHAVYFGQALPHLSWQTSELPENHPGIQAWLDEARLPNVLPPLTIDLNDAAWPLATAVDAIFNANTVHIVAWPAVQRMFAGIGRVLVPGGLVCLYGPFNYGGNFTSESNARFDAWLKARDPQSGVRDFEAVNQLAVSQGLTLLQDISMPANNRSLVWRKVDAG, from the coding sequence ATGAAACCCTACGCCGAATCCTGTGAACAGAACCGCGACCCCATCCTGGCCGTGTTGCGGGAGGTTTTTGCCGAGCGCAAAAACGTGCTCGAAATCGCCAGCGGCACCGGGCAGCACGCCGTGTATTTCGGCCAGGCGCTGCCGCACCTGAGCTGGCAGACCAGCGAGCTGCCCGAAAATCACCCCGGCATCCAGGCTTGGTTGGATGAAGCCCGGCTCCCCAACGTGCTGCCGCCGCTGACCATCGACCTGAATGACGCCGCCTGGCCGCTCGCAACCGCGGTTGACGCCATCTTCAACGCCAATACCGTCCACATCGTTGCGTGGCCCGCGGTGCAGCGCATGTTCGCCGGCATCGGCCGCGTGCTGGTGCCGGGCGGGCTGGTGTGCCTGTATGGCCCGTTCAACTATGGCGGAAATTTCACCTCGGAGAGCAACGCGCGTTTCGACGCCTGGCTCAAGGCGCGCGACCCTCAGAGCGGGGTGCGGGATTTCGAAGCGGTCAATCAGCTGGCTGTGAGTCAGGGCCTGACCTTGCTGCAGGATATCTCCATGCCGGCCAATAACCGCAGCCTGGTGTGGCGAAAGGTGGATGCGGGTTGA
- a CDS encoding type II toxin-antitoxin system HicA family toxin: protein MKSEAGLRIEAVRAKYGENQPVGIFCSISAICYSSRMKVNEILAKLKADGWYLAATRGSHRQFKHPVKSGRVTVPGKPSDDLAPGTLNSILKQAQLKD from the coding sequence TTGAAGAGCGAAGCCGGGTTGCGAATCGAGGCGGTGCGTGCAAAATACGGTGAAAATCAGCCGGTAGGCATTTTTTGCAGCATCTCGGCAATCTGCTATTCTTCCCGCATGAAAGTAAACGAAATCTTGGCGAAGTTGAAAGCAGATGGCTGGTACCTCGCAGCAACGCGCGGCAGTCATCGCCAGTTCAAGCATCCCGTCAAGAGTGGCCGTGTCACCGTGCCCGGAAAACCAAGTGATGATCTGGCGCCCGGTACGTTGAATAGCATCCTCAAGCAGGCTCAGTTAAAGGACTAA
- a CDS encoding DUF2892 domain-containing protein, giving the protein MTVDRIVHFVAGLMVLISISLAHFSDPAWLWLTAFVGANLAQSGVTGFCPMAFMLKKSGVKEGSCCS; this is encoded by the coding sequence ATGACAGTTGACCGCATTGTGCACTTTGTAGCCGGCCTGATGGTGCTGATCAGCATCTCGCTGGCGCACTTCTCCGACCCCGCCTGGCTGTGGCTCACCGCTTTTGTTGGCGCCAATCTGGCACAAAGCGGCGTAACCGGCTTCTGCCCGATGGCTTTCATGCTCAAGAAATCCGGCGTCAAGGAAGGAAGCTGCTGTTCTTGA
- the msrB gene encoding peptide-methionine (R)-S-oxide reductase MsrB gives MSVNRDKPTAEELKQRLSPEQYHVTQENGTEMAFRNAYWDNKVEGLYVDIVSGKPLFSSRDKFDSGTGWPSFTRALDPANVTLHQDRSHFMTRTEVRSTHSDSHLGHLFDDGPAPAGQRYCMNSASLRFIAREDLEKEGYGEYRKLFE, from the coding sequence ATGTCAGTCAACCGCGACAAACCCACTGCCGAGGAGCTCAAGCAGCGCCTCAGCCCGGAGCAATACCACGTCACCCAGGAAAACGGCACCGAGATGGCGTTCCGCAACGCCTACTGGGACAACAAGGTGGAAGGCCTCTACGTCGATATCGTGTCGGGCAAGCCGCTGTTCAGCTCGCGCGACAAGTTCGATTCCGGCACCGGCTGGCCGAGCTTCACCCGGGCGCTCGATCCGGCCAACGTCACCCTGCACCAGGACCGCTCGCACTTCATGACCCGCACCGAGGTACGCAGCACGCACAGCGACTCGCATCTCGGCCACCTCTTCGACGACGGCCCCGCCCCGGCCGGCCAGCGCTACTGCATGAACTCGGCCTCGCTGCGTTTCATCGCCAGGGAAGACCTGGAAAAGGAAGGCTACGGGGAATACCGCAAGTTGTTCGAGTAA
- a CDS encoding TetR/AcrR family transcriptional regulator produces the protein MAAKKRQSAEIRRHDIIKAAMEIIRHEGVSRLTTRSLAKAVGIAQPTLFLHFGNKSHVLVALVDSIQEGLQQELMGLALDKMTPLERIKTVIRTHLDFIQNQPGIPRLLFAEELQNEDPLFRQRMDQLVMFFLRFIAGMISAAQEAGEIRADLIPQQAACLLIAAVQGLALRWVLTGGERFVLSEQADIVTTTLLEGWTPRA, from the coding sequence ATGGCTGCAAAAAAACGCCAATCCGCTGAAATCCGCCGTCACGACATCATCAAGGCAGCGATGGAAATTATTCGTCATGAAGGCGTTTCCAGGCTGACCACACGTTCGCTGGCAAAAGCGGTAGGCATTGCCCAACCCACGCTATTTCTGCATTTCGGCAACAAAAGCCATGTTCTTGTTGCCTTGGTGGATTCCATTCAGGAAGGGCTCCAGCAAGAACTGATGGGCCTCGCGCTGGACAAGATGACACCGCTCGAACGCATCAAAACGGTAATTCGCACCCATCTCGACTTCATCCAGAATCAGCCGGGCATTCCGCGCCTGCTGTTTGCAGAGGAATTGCAGAACGAAGACCCCCTGTTCCGGCAGCGCATGGATCAACTGGTGATGTTTTTCCTCAGATTTATTGCCGGCATGATCAGCGCCGCGCAGGAAGCCGGCGAGATCCGCGCCGACCTCATCCCGCAGCAGGCTGCCTGCCTGCTGATCGCCGCTGTTCAGGGCCTGGCGCTACGCTGGGTACTCACGGGCGGGGAGCGTTTCGTCCTGTCAGAACAGGCCGACATAGTCACTACCACCTTGCTCGAAGGCTGGACGCCCCGAGCTTAG
- the clsB gene encoding cardiolipin synthase ClsB — MTQFVDGNRITLLQNGTDYFPALEEAIDRAVREIYLETYIFENDGTGRQIAAALKRAARRGVTTHLLLDGYGAKDLPREMIEDMRSAGVQVLSYRPVLAKFRRSSYRRLHRKIAVADNRIAFVGGINIIDDMDTPGQTPPRYDYAVALEGPLVQAVHATARKLWGLVAWSQLKRRRRRQQRDPLVLPFADGVRAAFLLRDNINHRRDIEDAYLDAINQSGSEVIIANAYFLPGRRFRQALIGAAKRGVKVTLLLQGRVEYLLLHYATRALYGVFLDSGIEIYEYQRSFMHAKVAVIDRHWATVGSSNIDPFSLLLSREANVIVDDGGFAAELGASLEQSMAEGSRVVTYDSWKKQPLHLRLLSWLSYGGVRLLMGMAGYGRRRG; from the coding sequence ATGACCCAGTTCGTAGACGGCAACCGGATTACCCTGCTGCAAAACGGCACGGATTATTTCCCCGCGCTGGAAGAGGCGATTGACCGGGCAGTGCGGGAAATCTATCTGGAAACCTATATTTTCGAAAATGACGGCACCGGGCGGCAGATTGCCGCGGCACTGAAGCGCGCGGCGCGGCGCGGTGTCACTACGCACCTGCTGCTGGATGGTTACGGTGCGAAAGACCTGCCGCGCGAGATGATCGAAGACATGCGTTCCGCCGGCGTCCAGGTGCTGAGTTACCGGCCCGTGCTGGCCAAGTTCCGGCGCAGCAGCTACCGCCGCCTGCATCGCAAGATTGCGGTGGCGGACAACCGCATCGCTTTCGTCGGCGGGATCAACATCATCGACGACATGGATACGCCGGGCCAAACACCGCCCCGCTATGATTATGCCGTGGCGCTGGAAGGGCCGCTGGTGCAGGCTGTGCATGCGACGGCCAGAAAACTGTGGGGGCTGGTGGCCTGGTCCCAGCTGAAACGGCGGCGCCGCCGCCAGCAGCGCGATCCGCTGGTTTTGCCATTTGCGGATGGCGTGCGCGCGGCTTTCCTCTTGCGCGACAATATCAACCACCGGCGCGATATCGAGGACGCTTACCTGGATGCGATCAATCAGTCCGGGTCTGAAGTGATTATCGCCAATGCCTATTTTTTGCCTGGACGCCGCTTTCGCCAGGCGCTGATTGGTGCGGCAAAGCGCGGCGTGAAAGTGACCCTGTTGCTGCAGGGGCGGGTGGAATACCTGCTGCTGCACTATGCCACGCGTGCCTTGTACGGCGTTTTTCTGGATTCCGGCATCGAGATTTATGAATATCAGCGCAGCTTCATGCATGCCAAGGTGGCGGTGATCGACCGTCATTGGGCCACGGTGGGCTCTTCCAATATTGATCCCTTCAGCTTGCTGCTATCGCGCGAGGCGAACGTGATCGTGGATGATGGCGGTTTCGCCGCCGAACTGGGCGCGAGCCTGGAACAGTCCATGGCCGAGGGCTCGCGGGTCGTGACTTACGATAGCTGGAAAAAGCAGCCACTCCATTTGCGCCTGCTATCGTGGCTGAGTTATGGCGGGGTGCGTCTGTTGATGGGAATGGCGGGATATGGGCGTCGCCGTGGCTAG
- a CDS encoding MFS transporter, which yields MPLPYWRLSGFYFFYFAFVGAMSPFWGLYLKSLDFTAFQIGILMSLLQVMRMFAPNIWGWAADHSGKRVAIVQVAATLSLASYIGVFFGTSFLWLFVVMSLMSFFWSASLPLVEATTLSHLGERTEKYGRIRLWGSVGFILAVVGLGYVLDFVPIRFLLWAILGMMIGLALFARHIPEARVIPHHTDQFSAWHIIKQPVVLAFFAASFFNAAAHGPYYTFYSIYLVDHGYSKSSVGWLWALGVISEILVFLWMPRLMRRFSLNQILLVSFALGVLRFLVIGWGIGWFGLVLAAQLLHAATFGSYQAAAIEVIHRLFRGKHQAKGQALYNSVSFGAGGTLGGLYAGYTWDVLGPQITFTIAAAFAAIAFLLVYWKLGSELAENKS from the coding sequence ATGCCCCTCCCCTACTGGCGCCTGTCCGGCTTCTATTTCTTTTACTTCGCTTTCGTTGGCGCCATGTCGCCATTCTGGGGCCTGTACCTGAAATCGCTCGATTTCACTGCTTTCCAGATCGGCATCCTGATGTCGCTGCTGCAGGTGATGCGCATGTTTGCGCCCAACATCTGGGGCTGGGCGGCAGACCATAGCGGCAAGCGGGTGGCCATCGTGCAAGTGGCCGCAACGCTCAGCCTGGCGTCCTATATCGGCGTATTTTTCGGCACCAGCTTCCTGTGGCTGTTTGTGGTGATGTCGCTGATGAGCTTTTTCTGGAGCGCATCGCTGCCGCTGGTGGAAGCCACCACGCTCAGTCATCTGGGCGAACGCACCGAGAAATATGGCCGCATCCGCCTGTGGGGTTCGGTTGGCTTCATTCTCGCCGTCGTGGGCCTGGGCTACGTACTGGATTTCGTGCCGATCCGCTTTCTGTTATGGGCAATTCTCGGCATGATGATCGGGCTGGCGCTATTTGCCCGCCATATCCCGGAAGCCCGCGTAATACCCCACCATACCGACCAATTTTCGGCCTGGCACATCATCAAGCAACCCGTGGTGCTGGCTTTTTTTGCCGCCAGCTTTTTCAATGCCGCCGCCCATGGCCCTTACTACACCTTCTACTCCATCTACCTGGTGGACCACGGCTATTCGAAAAGCAGCGTGGGCTGGCTATGGGCGCTGGGCGTTATCAGCGAGATCCTGGTTTTTCTGTGGATGCCACGCCTGATGCGCCGCTTCAGCCTGAACCAGATACTGCTGGTGAGCTTTGCCCTGGGCGTGTTGCGCTTTCTCGTCATCGGTTGGGGAATTGGCTGGTTCGGGCTGGTTCTTGCCGCCCAGTTGCTGCACGCAGCGACTTTCGGCTCCTACCAGGCAGCGGCCATCGAGGTGATTCACCGCCTGTTCCGGGGCAAGCATCAGGCCAAGGGGCAAGCGCTTTACAACAGCGTGTCCTTCGGTGCTGGCGGCACGCTGGGCGGACTCTATGCCGGCTACACCTGGGATGTGCTGGGGCCGCAGATCACCTTCACCATCGCCGCCGCTTTCGCCGCCATTGCCTTTCTGCTGGTGTACTGGAAACTCGGATCGGAACTGGCCGAAAACAAATCCTGA
- a CDS encoding YdiU family protein, whose protein sequence is MKKLDQLNFENSFARLPQTFHSRLKPTPLPAPYLVSFNADAARLIDMDHTEAARADFAEHFIGNRLLPGSDPLAMLYAGHQFGHYVQQLGDGRAILLGEVKNRAGEAWEIQLKGAGTTPYSRSGDGRAVLRSSIREYLCSEAMHGLGIPTTRALCIVGSDQEVYRESIERAAVVTRMAPSHVRFGSFEVFYYRNQHEPIAQLADYVIARHFPHLADSPDKYAQFLNEVVARTARLMAKWQAVGFSHGVMNTDNMSILGLTFDYGPFGFMDSYNPAYVCNHSDHEGRYAFDQQPHIGLWNLACLAQALTPIISVSDANAALEGYEPVFTAHYLELMRHKLGLATDHPDDLALANSLLDIMHASQVDYTSLFRSLGQFRSEPGAENARLRDQFIDRAAFDAWADTYRARLQMEQSADAERKWRMDGVNPKYILRNYLAQVAIEKAEQARDFSEVERLLALLRRPFDEQPEMESYAALPPDWARQIEVSCSS, encoded by the coding sequence ATGAAAAAACTAGACCAGCTCAATTTCGAGAACAGCTTTGCGCGCCTGCCGCAGACTTTCCACAGCCGCCTCAAGCCGACCCCTTTGCCTGCGCCCTATCTGGTGAGCTTCAACGCCGATGCGGCGCGATTGATCGACATGGATCACACTGAGGCGGCGCGCGCCGATTTTGCCGAGCATTTCATCGGCAACCGCCTTCTGCCGGGCAGCGATCCGCTGGCCATGCTCTACGCCGGCCACCAGTTCGGCCACTACGTGCAGCAGCTGGGCGACGGGCGCGCCATCCTGCTGGGCGAGGTGAAAAACCGGGCCGGGGAGGCGTGGGAGATCCAGCTCAAGGGCGCCGGCACCACGCCCTATTCGCGCAGCGGCGACGGGCGCGCTGTGCTGCGTTCCAGCATCCGCGAATACCTGTGTTCGGAAGCCATGCACGGCCTGGGCATCCCGACCACGCGCGCGCTGTGCATCGTCGGCAGCGACCAGGAGGTGTACCGCGAGTCCATCGAGCGCGCCGCCGTGGTGACGCGCATGGCGCCCTCGCACGTGCGCTTCGGCTCGTTCGAGGTGTTCTACTACCGCAACCAGCATGAGCCGATCGCGCAGCTTGCGGATTACGTCATTGCCCGGCATTTCCCGCACCTTGCCGATTCTCCGGACAAGTACGCGCAATTCCTGAATGAAGTGGTCGCGCGCACCGCCCGGCTGATGGCCAAATGGCAGGCGGTGGGTTTTTCCCACGGGGTGATGAACACCGACAACATGTCCATCCTCGGGCTGACTTTCGACTACGGCCCGTTCGGCTTCATGGACAGCTACAATCCGGCTTATGTGTGCAATCACTCCGACCACGAAGGCCGTTATGCCTTCGACCAGCAGCCGCACATCGGCCTGTGGAATCTCGCCTGCCTGGCGCAGGCGCTCACGCCGATCATTTCGGTGAGTGACGCCAATGCCGCGCTGGAAGGTTACGAGCCGGTTTTCACCGCGCACTACCTGGAACTGATGCGCCACAAGCTCGGGCTGGCCACGGATCATCCGGACGACCTTGCGCTGGCCAACAGCCTGCTGGACATCATGCACGCCAGCCAGGTCGATTACACCAGCCTGTTCCGCAGCCTGGGGCAGTTCCGCTCCGAACCCGGCGCGGAAAATGCCAGGCTGCGCGACCAGTTCATCGACCGCGCCGCCTTCGATGCCTGGGCTGATACCTACCGCGCCCGCCTGCAAATGGAGCAGAGCGCGGATGCCGAACGCAAGTGGCGCATGGATGGCGTCAACCCGAAATACATCCTGCGCAATTACCTCGCCCAGGTCGCCATCGAGAAGGCCGAGCAGGCGCGCGATTTTTCCGAGGTGGAGCGCCTGCTGGCGCTGCTCAGACGCCCCTTCGACGAGCAGCCGGAGATGGAAAGCTACGCCGCCCTGCCGCCGGACTGGGCGCGGCAAATCGAAGTAAGCTGCTCGTCGTGA
- a CDS encoding outer membrane protein transport protein, whose translation MMNKKIIAGAVSGIMFAMAHSAHATNGDQMLGVTATQWGMGGAVVAAPQDAGTILTNPAGIAELGIKEVRFDMGVGLLNPPRKVNGKDSDSDYYLMPSGAVAFNVSDRLFFGMGMGGTSGSGVDFADASIAPATHAFVTTKQSFKIAPGFAYKVSDQLSLGAALQIGYQSLAIYNGMFPSGILSLPQTQVYGYGMNAGMIYKVNDAVQVGASWTSKTSMDEFEWNTNAGTYRMTMDMPQIFALGVAFKPMPGLLIEADVKHIGFSDVLDRVPFQMPTNPNATMNFGWSDQTVYAIGVQKEIDEKTTIRAGFNYGKSPIGAEDVDSNIGSLAITEKHLSLGVTRKFSDKASASLSYAHAFHNEITSNTGTNNKIELEQNIVNVQLSYKF comes from the coding sequence ATGATGAATAAAAAAATTATTGCCGGCGCCGTATCCGGGATCATGTTTGCCATGGCACACAGCGCACACGCCACCAACGGTGACCAGATGCTGGGCGTTACCGCCACCCAGTGGGGCATGGGTGGCGCCGTCGTGGCCGCACCGCAGGACGCGGGAACCATCCTGACCAACCCGGCCGGCATAGCTGAACTGGGTATCAAGGAAGTGCGTTTCGACATGGGCGTGGGCTTGCTCAACCCGCCACGCAAGGTCAACGGGAAGGACAGCGATTCCGACTACTATCTCATGCCGTCCGGCGCGGTCGCCTTCAACGTCAGCGACAGGCTGTTCTTTGGCATGGGCATGGGCGGCACTTCCGGCAGCGGCGTCGATTTTGCCGATGCATCGATTGCACCGGCAACGCATGCCTTCGTCACCACCAAGCAGTCCTTCAAGATCGCCCCTGGCTTCGCCTACAAGGTCAGCGACCAGCTTTCTCTCGGCGCCGCGCTACAGATCGGCTACCAGAGCCTGGCCATATATAACGGCATGTTCCCCAGTGGCATCCTTTCCCTGCCCCAGACCCAGGTCTATGGCTACGGCATGAACGCGGGCATGATCTACAAGGTGAATGACGCGGTTCAAGTGGGCGCGAGCTGGACCAGCAAGACCAGCATGGACGAGTTCGAGTGGAACACCAACGCCGGCACCTACCGCATGACCATGGACATGCCGCAGATTTTCGCGCTGGGCGTGGCCTTCAAGCCCATGCCGGGCCTGCTGATCGAGGCGGACGTCAAGCACATCGGCTTCAGTGACGTACTTGACCGCGTCCCCTTCCAGATGCCGACCAACCCCAACGCAACCATGAACTTCGGCTGGAGCGACCAGACCGTTTACGCCATCGGGGTGCAGAAGGAAATTGATGAAAAAACCACGATTCGTGCCGGTTTCAACTATGGCAAGTCACCCATCGGGGCAGAGGACGTGGACAGCAACATCGGCTCGCTGGCCATCACCGAAAAGCACCTTTCGCTCGGTGTGACGCGCAAGTTTAGCGACAAGGCATCTGCCTCGCTCTCTTACGCCCATGCCTTCCACAACGAGATCACCTCTAACACCGGCACCAACAACAAGATCGAGCTGGAACAGAACATCGTCAACGTCCAGCTCAGCTACAAATTTTAA
- a CDS encoding type II toxin-antitoxin system HicB family antitoxin: MRYAIVVEKAENNYSAYVPDLPGCVATGATVEETEREIREAIGFHIEGLIEDGLPVPQPSSIVEYLEIAA; this comes from the coding sequence ATGCGTTACGCAATCGTTGTTGAGAAGGCTGAAAATAATTATTCAGCTTATGTGCCGGATTTACCCGGTTGTGTCGCTACCGGCGCTACCGTCGAAGAAACTGAGCGCGAAATACGCGAAGCCATCGGCTTCCACATCGAGGGGCTCATTGAAGATGGTCTGCCCGTTCCCCAACCGTCAAGCATCGTCGAGTACCTTGAAATCGCAGCCTAA
- a CDS encoding GNAT family N-acetyltransferase, with amino-acid sequence MPQIPTLRIIESIREIPASQWNALAGSNPFLSHAFLSALQESGCATPETGWHAQFLTLWQGDHLVGAMPLYLKTHSWGEFVFDWAWAEAYQRAGLEYYPKLLCAVPFTPVTGLRLLAPTPELRSALLHAALRLAQEMGVSSLHCLFPPESEVEEMRQQGMMLRQGVQFHWRNPGHADFDAYLVGMSHDKRKRIRQERRKVKEAGITFERLTGNAIKDEHWTFFERCYARTHLQYNSPQALNLDFFRRIGASMADNILLIIALRDGQPIAGALNFFSREALYGRSWGALEYHSGLHFEACYYQAIEFCIENRIPVFEGGAQGEHKLSRGFLPETTWSAHWLAHPRFAQAVDDFLKRETRGMNFYMDELNERSPFKQAEKGC; translated from the coding sequence TTGCCGCAAATCCCCACCCTCCGCATTATCGAATCCATCCGCGAGATTCCCGCCTCGCAGTGGAATGCGCTGGCGGGCAGCAACCCCTTTCTCTCGCACGCCTTTCTCAGCGCCCTGCAGGAAAGCGGCTGCGCCACGCCCGAGACCGGCTGGCACGCGCAGTTCCTGACGCTGTGGCAGGGGGATCATCTGGTCGGCGCCATGCCGCTCTATCTCAAGACCCACTCGTGGGGTGAATTTGTGTTCGACTGGGCGTGGGCCGAGGCCTACCAGCGCGCGGGCCTGGAGTACTACCCCAAGCTGCTGTGCGCCGTGCCGTTCACGCCGGTGACCGGCCTGCGCCTGCTGGCGCCCACGCCGGAGCTGCGTTCAGCCTTGCTGCACGCGGCCCTGCGGCTGGCGCAGGAAATGGGCGTTTCCTCGCTGCACTGCCTGTTCCCGCCCGAATCCGAGGTAGAGGAGATGCGGCAGCAGGGCATGATGCTGCGCCAGGGCGTGCAGTTCCACTGGCGCAACCCCGGCCATGCCGATTTCGACGCCTATCTCGTCGGCATGAGCCACGACAAGCGCAAGCGCATCCGGCAGGAGCGGCGCAAGGTCAAGGAGGCGGGCATCACTTTCGAGCGCCTGACCGGCAACGCGATCAAGGATGAGCACTGGACATTCTTCGAGCGTTGTTACGCCCGCACCCACCTGCAATACAACTCGCCGCAAGCCCTCAACCTGGATTTCTTCCGGCGCATCGGCGCCAGCATGGCGGACAATATCCTGCTCATCATCGCCCTGCGCGACGGCCAGCCCATCGCCGGGGCGCTCAATTTTTTCAGCCGCGAAGCCTTGTATGGCCGTTCCTGGGGCGCGCTGGAATACCACTCCGGCCTGCACTTCGAGGCCTGCTACTACCAGGCCATCGAATTCTGCATCGAAAACAGGATCCCAGTCTTTGAGGGCGGCGCCCAGGGCGAGCACAAGTTGTCCAGAGGCTTCCTGCCCGAAACCACTTGGTCCGCGCACTGGCTGGCCCACCCCCGCTTTGCACAGGCGGTGGACGACTTTCTCAAGCGCGAAACGCGCGGCATGAATTTCTACATGGACGAACTCAACGAGAGGAGTCCGTTCAAACAAGCAGAGAAAGGCTGTTAA